The following coding sequences lie in one Arachis ipaensis cultivar K30076 chromosome B03, Araip1.1, whole genome shotgun sequence genomic window:
- the LOC107633426 gene encoding uncharacterized protein LOC107633426 — protein MAEHVDYLLDLNPTKITWNFKVYVIRIWEVPSKYNEKEVGSIQMILQDSKGDRMHAKIPRSLISKWKGSIVQFQNYQMTHFIVVANDMDTIITPSKWILCFSHRTRVIHVENPYFPLEAFYFKPIPDLLNADKANRINCILLGNMVDQILPQLEDGRVEPLIVLFQYFRAIRWNGKTSIQSNFDVSQMHFDNNLKEIMEFQKRVAKYLMLLSVSPSSSVRITQVPSQHAWSGADELNQGSVFVKAIEEALGLVQEGPCWISATIVAINATNKDWFYKTCRRCPKKVESSIGNRYECNKCGHTHGCAALRFKVEVMVYDSTGSISLLLWDREITQLCDKREEQVMEEDEIGDDEYPPILDNMMDKRVLFKINVKSANINHRDQVYTVMKVCDDDEIIQKNLPKKMQSNQSISIIEINCSNSVDMFENIIHLNVDADPQFSDILDECVSSLKHKTSSKRASSGMKYGFNSAIDNNDDGQFSTNKFSRKYRKGQKIQVIEGDE, from the exons ATGGCCGAGCACGTTGATTACCTACTTGACTTGAATCCAACAAAAATTACTTGGAATTTCAAAGTTTATGTTATTAGGATCTGGGAAGTCCCAAGCAAGTATAATGAGAAGGAGGTTGGAAGCATTCAAATGATTCTTCAGGATAGTAAG GGCGATAGGATGCACGCTAAAATCCCCAGGTCTTTGATCAGCAAGTGGAAGGGTTCTATTGTGCAGTTTCAGAATTACCAAATGACCCACTTCATTGTTGTTGCTAATGATATGGACACAATCATAACTCCGAGCAAATGGATACTTTGCTTCTCTCACAGAACACGAGTCATCCATGTGGAGAATCCATACTTCCCATTAGAAGCCTTCTATTTCAAACCTATACCAGATTTACTGAATGCTGATAA GGCCAACAGAATAAACTGCATTCTACTCGGGAACATGGTGGACCAGATTCTTCCACAACTTGAAGATGGAAGGGTGGAACCCCTTATAGTTTTGTTTCAATACTTCAGAGCAATAAGGTGGAATGGAAAGACCTCTATTCAAAGCAACTTTGATGTGTCTCAAATGCACTTTGACAACAACTTAAAAGAGATCATGGAGTTTCAGAAAAGGGTTGCAAAATATTTAAT GCTGCTTAGTGTGTCACCATCAAGTTCTGTGAGGATTACTCAAGTGCCTTCACAACATGCATGGTCAGGAGCTGATGAACTTAATCAAGGGTCTGTTTTTGTAAAGGCAATCGAAGAAGCACTTGGCTTGGTTCAGGAAGGTCCTTGTTGGATATCTGCAACCATTGTGGCTATAAATGCCACGAACAAGGATTGGTTCTACAAGACATGTAGGAGGTGCCCAAAAAAAGTAGAATCAAGTATTGGTAATAGATACGAGTGTAACAAATGTGGCCATACTCATGGTTGTGCAGCTTTGAG GTTCAAGGTGGAGGTCATGGTATATGATAGCACTGGAAGTATAAGTTTGCTTCTATGGGACAGAGAAATCACTCAGTTGTGTGATAAGCGAGAAGAACAAGTGATGGAGGAGGAT GAAATAGGTGATGATGAATATCCCCCTATCCTTGATAATATGAtggacaaaagggtgctatttaAGATTAATGTAAAATCTGCAAACATTAATCATAGAGATCAAGTCTACACTGTCATGAAAGTGTGTGATGATGATGAGATAATTCAGAAGAATCTTCCAAAAAAGATGCAATCTAATCAGTCTATTAGTATTATA GAAATTAACTGCAGCAACTCGGTTGATATGTTTGAAAATATTATTCACCTTAATGTTGATGCTGATCCTCAGTTTTCT GATATTTTGGATGAGTGTGTTTCCTCCCTCAAACACAAGACCTCATCTAAAAGAGCTTCCAGTGGGATGAAGTATGGGTTTAATAGTGCaattgataataatgatgatggacAATTTTCAACCAATAAGTTTAGTAGAAAGTATAGAAAAGGACAGAAGATTCAAGTGATTGAAGGGGATGAGTGA